AATGTTGAACGGCCTTTGTAAAGTTGAACGAAACGCAATCTGCTATGCATGTTCGACTGTTTCGAGGTTGGGCTGAAAATGTGTAACGTGCTCCTATTTCCCTACAGCCTGCCTAGACTTCGCCTAGGGTTCGTCCAATATTTTCCacaaccccggcccggcttgaGCGGCTTCGCTTCAACCCATTCGCATTCGAACCCACACAAAAAGGCCACACATGTATCCCATtaccaaaacaacaataaaaacgattattgatttgtttatcaTTTGTGATTCGATATTCGACCCCATCGATGGCCGTTTTTATTGCGCACGCGGGCGCCGTTTGTTGTCTGCGATGTCAcgcgaaattaatttgtaaaaagGGGGTCCTAAGGTCCTGCGGTCCCGCCGGCCGCAACGAATGATTTGTGGGCAAACCAGAGGGCCAGTACTCGTACGCCACGTAAATAATGGTAACCGAGGAGGCCGGCCGGGGGTCAACGTAGGCTTAGCGAGGGGTGCTTGGCTCATGGTTCGTGTTCGATTCCTTGCATAATAGATGACGGTAAACGGTTTTACGGCCGGCAACCTCTGATAGCAGGGACTCTAGCGCTCGTAGACCACAGCAGCGTAGTCCAAGCCGTACGTTTCCACAGGCTCTCTATCCGCAGGGTCGAGGTGGAGGCGCTATGCAAAATCTACCGAAAGCTGGTGGCGAACGCTAGCATCAATTCGAAGGCCCTCGCCGTCAGCAATCCGGGCGTGATAGCGAAGGCGGGTTCGTCGATGGACGGCATCGATCGGTCCGTCTTCCGCGAGCTGCTCCACAGTACCTTCGACATCGTGACCGAGGAGACGCTGATGGAGCGCATCTTCTGCGCGTGGGAGAAGGGTTACGAGGGGCTCCCGATACGCCTCGAGGGGTGGCTGATGGGCCTGTCCACCTTCCTGAAAGGGTCGCAGGCGGAGAAAACGGCTTTCTGCTTCCGCGTGTACGACCTGAACAGCGACGGGTTCATCACGAAGGACGAAATGTTCGCCCTCCTGCGCAACTGCCTCATCAAGCAGCCCCAGGACGAGGACCCGGACGAGGGGGTCAAAGATTTGGTCGAGATTGCGCTCCGGAAGCTTGACATGGACAAGGATGGCaaggtgagagagagagagagcggagcaGCTGGCGTCCATGTCCGCGTAAACTTGCAACGCCTAAGAGGCCGATTTTCTCCAAGATCTCGTTTCAAGACTACCAGGAGGCAATCGCCGAGGAgccgttgctgctggaagcgTTTGGACAGTGCCTACCGTCGGATCGGGCCACGATGTCATTTATGTCCACCCTACAAGCGTAACTGTTCTGTTCTTATCCCTCAATAGTTTCAATCCTTTCCAATCCGTCATTGTGTTGTCCCCTCGTTAGCGTCGACTCCTAGTAGCACGTGGAACCGTAGGATTTGGTTTCCATTCGTGGATGTCATTTTTGCTTAGTTTGTGACACACTCCTCCACATTAACTAGATACTACCGGTACATAGATTTTAGTCTTTTTGCATTTCCTTCCCCTTTGGCTACCCTCGAGTTCTTCACGAACTGTTCAAGAACCTTTGCTTTTCTATCATGCTTAGATCACTTAATTCACTCAAGTCGCGCATACTCAAGTAGCTCGTTTGCTCTGTTAAATTCCATCACCGCTCAACAATTCTTTCCAATCTAACCACTTCCTAATCATCCATCACCACATGTCAGACCCGAAAATTCCCCAACGCCGCCACATTTGGTTACAttttcgtccgttttttttttggctcctCCTCCACCTCGTCAACTCTCTGGTACCAACCACAGCCAGGAAGATTCCAACTGAAGCCCAAGGCAGCACAGATGCGACAGTACTGGAAAGAGCGATAAACATGAGGGAGCTTCCCGCCCGAGACCGACGGACCGAAGATTCTTCACAAAAACTCCACAACACTGCGAAGTAGGAACGCCCGTAGGTGCAGCGAAAACGAGGCCCACGTGCAGCTTAATTGacgtgttttgattttctcgcGCATTTGCAGACAACactcccacccacccactctGCACGCTGCACCGCTCCCACCCATGTAACAATGGAACAAGTATGCCAAGTGTATGTGACACAGTCCGGACCTGTTCTTACTGGACGTCCTCGATTCATAATAGCTACGCCGGTCTAGGACCTCGCAGGTGTGGGCTGACCGATTGATAAGCGCGTGCAGGGCGTAGAGGTCAACGAAGTTACGTATTCGACCCGGCACCGCGCCGATGGTCGTTGCCGATGGTCGCAGCATTTCAACTATTACTTCAGCATTGCCACCAGGGATCGCTTTCTTGACCTTTTCTAGTACAAACTCTGGCACAGCTGGATTAGCGgatacgaaacgaaagaagtgGATAGATGTAATTGGAACACgaggaaaataatttattaactaGCACTCATGAGAACCAATGCGATTGCACTGCAAGAATACTTGAGCGATGGCCaataaacagcaaaagaaCACTAGCACACCCTGGGgtttgaacatttgttttcacAAGCCATGTAAGACTTTTTCATTGCCAGATAACAGAATAATAGAGTAATGGAGGCCCGAAGCATAAGTTTTGCCAACTTCAACTGTCTCCTGTAGGAACTGCCACCACAGACTGTGGATGGACACTGTGGAAACAGGATGCCAGGAAGCTCCAGACCAGCCCGATCAGTATTGGATCATTCTGACCACTTACCATTCGACTCTACCGACCGAAAATATTGACAATCTCCATTCTTCAATCCGACAGAGCTTCCGTGTGACTCCCGGAGCCCTGGAGGCAGTGACCTATGTTGGTTTTTGAAAAGCTTCCACAAATTCGATTCTAACGCCCCGAAATACGGTTCTCCAATCTAGCAGCGGTCCCTTGGTTCCACCAAACCGCGAAAGCCCGGCCATTGTTAAGCTAACTGGTCACGGGTGTGCTCACGCGTGTGCtcattttcccaccaccaacaggtgggtcaataagtagtGAGCCTAGCTGAGATGAGTGCTCTCAGTGCTCCGTTACTCCGTGCGCTCCGTTGGGATAGTAAACGGTGACTTGTCTTGAAGGCCTTGGTGCTGAAACCTTGGCGCCTCGGTTCAGGCTCTGGAAATCGAGAACGACATGTGAGGCTGGTACAGCTGGTTCAGCTTGGCTACTTATTGTCCGAGGCACGTGCTGCGGGTAGAATGAGCGGCAAAGAAGGTTGCCAGCAGCTGCTTCGACACTTCGGCCCATCCAGGGCCACGGCTCCACAGAAACGCCTGTGGTGGGGCAGACATGGTGGCCGACACTTGCGGGGACAAATTGCTCGCCCCCGCCGACCACCGCCGGTCGTCGCGTCACGATGGCTACCGTGACCGTCTCTAGCCGTTGGACCATGCCGAGGAACTGTCGGTGCCAGTGACTGACACATCGCGTCGCTCTGACACCGCGCACTACTTCGCTGGTAGGCGGAGGTTAGTCGCATTGTAGCTACTTGCGGGTGCGGACGGAAATATTCGCAATCGGACACTTGGCACGCGTCGCCCATCAAGGAGctctttcggtttttttgcaCAGTGTGACACAGTGTGACGGTCGCTCTCGGTTTCTGGAGGGTTGCCAGTGGCTGACTGGAACAGCTTCTACTCGTTGGTTAGACCTTTCGCAGAGTGCCCGGGCGCTAGATTAACGGCCACCGGTACCACCGTTCTACAGTTCGCAGTGCCCAGCAGTGCCCGATCGCCCAACCATTCAGCATGAACATACTAAAGGACGACAATATCGACAATGCGCTGTCGGTATTTCGAAGCGACAGGTGAGGCTCCAGGGACCCGCTATCGATAGCAAACCCGGCCTGATAGCTGATGCGTCAACCTCTGCAATCAATCCCACGCACCACCGGGGTGTCTGTAATGTCGCTCTGCTTCATTGGCCACGTGACCAGCGGGGGAATCGCTAGATCGCTAGAACGCGCGATAGGTCACAGGCTGTTCCACCCGATTGCTCCGGTCGCAGTGAGACGCAGCTCGTCCACTCGATTGCGATAAGCATCACGATCGGGCACCACTTTTCCCACTTGGGCCCAGTCTCAGCCGTCCAAGGAAATGCCCCGGTGTGCCCAGTTCGCACAGCGTCGATCATTCTTGGAACTTGGGGCTTGCACCCGGAAGGATCCAGTTTCAACGCGCTTCACGCTTCCGGAACGACGACTTCCGACTCTACTCtctgtttgctttcatttacatttttaatcatTGATGAGCAGTCACCAAGGTCGATACCGGAGACGTTACTCGTTAGCTCGTTTGTTTCGCATGTATTCGCGAGTCACATTATAACGTTTCATTCCTTACGTGTCTTTTTGCAGACAGTTTACCCAGGATTCAGCCACGGGAATACCACCACGGCCAGCGAGACCCTCGGCAGACGACGGCGCGGGCAGAGAAACTGCGGCACGGTTAGTACAGCACACTGTCAATACTACTGTCATCACTGTCAAAAACGGATTCGGGGAAGCCTCTTACCATATACGGAAGTCGATCGACTTCCACTACCACACGGGCGGAAGTATCGCGTGTGGCGGGGTCCGGTGTGATATTTGCCGGTGGTGTTAATTGGCTCGGCTCGCTGGCAAAACGGTTACGAACCAACACCTGAGTGGTCAGAGCTGAAGGACAGCCGCGTACATTGACGTGTTATTATTAATGCCTTCGGTTGCGAGCTTCTTCGTAATGGCCCGCACTGCTCTCCGGTCTGCCTGGTCTCGATCGCCGCCGGATGAAACCGGGCCAAACCATCAATCAtatctcggctcggctcacgGCCAGTCCGACCAACCGACTGTTGGCAGAGTTGGCGAGAAAACGTTTCAAAATCACACAACCAACCACATGCCAAGGGCATCGCTGCCCTCGCCGAAACTAAGCTTGTTCTGCAGGTTTCACTTGCGCGGTACAGAATTGGTAATGGTTTTTCTTCGACCTTCCCCAAGTGAACTGCCGCCGCCCGATCGCCTGCCTCGTATCGGTGCGAACGGTGCCGACCCTGACGACATACGCGAGGAGCAATTACGAGGGGCCCACCAGGGTATTCGCGTAATATTCGGTCGGCCCATCTTCGCCATTCGCGCCGGTTTCGCCAGAGCAAAACGGTGAAACACTTTTCTGCAACCTCCATGtatttcgtcgtcgtcgaggacGCGAACCGATGGCGCAAACACGTGTCAGGCTGGCGGCCGCGGCTCTTGACCTAGCGCATCGGAAGGCAAACATATGCACCTGATGGGAGAGCTTTTACGCTTCGAGCTCCCTTTGTTGGCCTAGGTCAGGCCGCGCTCGCTTCGCCAAAGTTGCGAGAGCTCGGCTCGGTTAAATAATCGGAGCAGTGCAGAGCGCGCGCAGCACCTGAAAGTCgcgtgccgtggccggtcgGAAGCGAAATTCGTTCCGGAGGTTGACAAGCGAGCACAAGGGATTGCCAACAAGGCCGAAGGCTTACGGAAGGAGTCCGCCatgccccaccaccaccgatgggCACCAATTTGGAGTCACTGGAGTCGCCAGCGTATCAGATAGGGGGATGTAGAGGGATGTTGTTGGAAATAAAGTCGGTCCTCTTACCGGCCACATTAGCCCGCCCCGGCACACACCGCCACTGTCTGACCTTCAAATGGTATGTGCCGCCGGTAAAGGTCGGTCAACTGTCGTGTCGCACGCGACACCGGCGCAAGAGAGACCAATCGCCACGGTACCACACGCTTGCCTTGAAGTTAACGAAACTCTTGCTCATTCACGCCACCGTTTTGCGCGATGTGATTATGGCTACGGTACCCCGACCAGTACCACTTTTAATGACCTTCACGACACAACCACAGGAACTAAGGCGACGTTCCCAGCCCAGGAACAAGAACCGAACCGGTGTCTTTATTCTCCATCGTATCTCGGATGCTAGCGCGTTCTTGAAGTCGGCAGCAAGTACATCCTGCTCTTCTCTACATTTATCTGTTCAGCATCAGGGTCGCACATGTCCGTAGCTGATTTTTATCCTAGAAGAACGGACTTAACCGGCCGTACTTATAGCTGAtggttggtggtttgttttgttcgatgAGTCCAATTCGCTTCCGCTTCCAAACTCTCATGCAACGCATGTGGTAAGCATATGTGCAAAAAAATCGGGTTTGCTTCAGACTTCCACACTCAGTTACGCATCCGCGAATACGCAGAGCCGATCGCGGTCACAGAACACAGAACATCACATGTGGGGGGACCAACAGATACGCAAGAGTGGACGACATTGGCCTTGGTGGTGTAAAAATGTCATTTTCTGTTTAACGTTTCCTTCAAACCGTGTCTACGTTTATCCAAGCctatcaaaaaaaaaaatgggcatGACTATGAACCAGAGGTACCAGGACATTGTTTTTACCGCAGTCGAGAGTTGCCAAAAAGCCGGAATGGGCACACTTTTTGTTAGATTCTTGGTGACAACATTGAACCGACAACAGCACACGTGATCGAAAGACAGACGGGCTTGGAGTCGAGCACTTGGAGCACCGAAAGAGGCACCACAGAGGGGGTGGTGGGAAAGGTATGCTCCGACACATTCAGCcagacaacaacaaccggttccGCGGAAGTGgacaaaaaacattaaaaccacGAAAACCGCACCACGGGCGTAAGTGGCGTAAGACTTGACGGAGGTTCTGGTGTCTGCAAAATCTACCGCATCCCCTGAAGACAGAGGGGGTTAAAATGAGCCGGAGTGGCGTCCAGTTGACTCAGTGTTTCCGAGGTGATTGTCGAGATCGCTGCGCAAccggcgacggcagcatcGGCTGCCAATAGTGTCTCGCTAGGAGAGGGTGATTTGCAGAACGTGTGTTATCGCGAACCCTGATCGAGCCGCCGTCAGTGGCCTTTGGATTCGGAACGCTACGAAAGCCGGCCCGGACGTGCCTCGATTTCGGTTCCAAACTGAAGTGGAGCGAGTTAGCGGAGCGATCTCTGTGCCCTCCGAGTTGACCTTTACactgcccagcccagcactGTGGGCCCTGTGTGTTCGGGTTTTCGAGCGGGAAGCGGCCA
Above is a genomic segment from Anopheles bellator chromosome X, idAnoBellAS_SP24_06.2, whole genome shotgun sequence containing:
- the LOC131213782 gene encoding calaxin, yielding MSNKMPKSITSTAAGTGSGDGGGADSGKPLSTAINNPPKGGAMIMKSVSIFLASGRRASGQTRDPGGKASTSRGPRPVPVKEPPSKGPRSKISRDNRRILARMDELNGKLNPKTLEMYKRRTHFFKVEVEALCKIYRKLVANASINSKALAVSNPGVIAKAGSSMDGIDRSVFRELLHSTFDIVTEETLMERIFCAWEKGYEGLPIRLEGWLMGLSTFLKGSQAEKTAFCFRVYDLNSDGFITKDEMFALLRNCLIKQPQDEDPDEGVKDLVEIALRKLDMDKDGKISFQDYQEAIAEEPLLLEAFGQCLPSDRATMSFMSTLQAQEDSN